GCGGAGCGCCGGGCCTGGAGGTGCCCGGCCAGCCAGGCGATGCCCTCGACGTCGAGGTGGTTGGTGGGCTCGTCGAGGACGAGCAGGTCGTGCTCGGCGATCAGCAGCTGCGCCAGCGCGATCCGGCGGCGCTCACCGCCGGAGAGCGGGCCGATGACGGTGTCCAGCCCCAGCGCGAAGCCCGGCAGGTCCAGCCCGCCGAAGAGCCCGAGCAGCACGTCGCGGATCTTGGCGTCGCCCGCCCACTCGTGGTCGGCCTTGTCACCGATGACCTCGTGCCGGATCGTCGCGGCCGGGTCGAGCGCGTCGCCCTGCGCCAGCACGCCGATCTGCAGCCCGGTGACGTGCGTCACCCGCCCGCCGTCCGGCTCCTCCCGCCTGGCCATGATCTGCGTCAGCGTGGTCTTGCCGTCGCCGTTGCGGCCGACGACGCCGATCCGGTCTCCCTCGCTCACACCGACGGACACACCGTCGAGCACGGCACGGGTGCCGAAGATCTTCCGTACGCCTTCGACGGTGACGAGATTGACTGCCACGGGTGCTGCGCTCCTGCGGGGGCTGGGGAAACTACCGCCCCCCAGGGTAGTCGGCCCGGCCGTCGCGCCGTCGTGGCGGCTCAGAGCACGGTCGCTCCGGGGACGGGGCCCTCCGCCTGGCGGACTTCGCGGCAGGTGCCGGAGAGGGCGAGCGCGGCGGCGACCGCGGACGCCTCGGCCGCGTTCTTGGCGAGGAAGGCACAGGTCGGTCCCGAGCCCGAGACCAGGGCGCCGATCGCGCCAGCCTCGCTGCCCGCGCGCAGGGTGTCGGCCAGCGCGGGGCGCAGCGACAGCGCCGCGGCCTGCAGGTCGTTGCTGAGGGCGGCGCCCAGCGCGGCGGCGTCGCCGGCGGCCAGCGCCTCCAGCAGCGCGGTGTCGGGGGCGGGCGCGGGGATCCGCGTCTCGTCCGCGCCGCCGGGACCGGCGGCGACCTCGCGCAGGCGGTCGCACTCGCCGTAGACGGCGGGCGTCGACAGGCCGCCGTCGGCGACGGCGAAGACCCAGTGGAAGCCGCCGCCGGTGGGGATCGCGGTGAGCCGCTCGCCGCGCCCCTCGCCGAGGGCGACCCCGCCCTGCAGCGAGAAGGGCACGTCGCTGCCGAGCTCCGCCGCGAGCGCGAACAGCGTCTCCCGCGGCGTGTCCAGGCCCCACAGCGCGTCGCAGGCCAGCAGCGCGGCGGCGGCGTCGGCGCTGCCTCCGGCCATGCCCCCGGCGACCGGGATGTCCTTGGCGATGTGCAGCGCGACGTTCGCCTCGACCCCGTGGTGCGCGGCGAGCGCGCGCGCCGCACGGGCCGCGAGGTTGCTGTCGTCGGTCGGCACCACGTCCGCGTCCCGGCCCTCGACGGTGAGCGTCAGGCCGTCCGCCGGGCGGGCGGTGACGGTGTCGTAGAGGCCGACCGCGAAGAAGACGGTCGCCAGCGCGTGGAAGCCGTCGGCGCGGCGGCCGCCGACGGCGAGTTGCACGTTGACCTTGGCGGGGACGCGGACGGTGACGTCGGCGGCGGACATCGGCGGGATGCTCCTGACGGGCCGGTGGGCGGGTGCTGCGGGCGTCGGGCCGGTTGCGGTCCCGGTGCCCGGACGGCGGTTCATTGTGGCAAGACCGGGGCCGCGCCCCGGCGCTGCCCTCAGTCCTGGTGCTGCGGCTTGTTCTCGGCGATGGCGATGAACTGCTCCACCGTCAGGGCCTCGCCGCGCAGCCGGTGGTCGATGCCCGCGGCCTGCAGCGCCGCCTCCGCGGCGACCGGGCTGCCCGCCCAGCCCGCGAGCGCGGCGCGGAGCGTCTTCCTGCGCTGCGCGAACGCCGCGTCCACGACCGCGAAGACCTCCCGCCGCGAGGCCGTCGTCCTGATCGGCTCGTCGCGCCGGACCAGCGAGACCAGCCCGGAGTCGACGTTCGGCGCGGGCCAGAAGACGTTGCGCCCGATCGACCCGGCCCGCTTGACCCTGGCGTACCACTGGGCCTTGACCGAGGGGACGCCGTAGACCTTGTTGCCGGGCTGGGCGGCGAGCCGGTCGGCGACCTCGGCCTGCACCATCACGAGCGTGCGCTCGATCGTCGGGAACTGCTCCAGCATGTGCAGCAGCACCGGGACGGCGACGTTGTAGGGGAGGTTCGCGACCAGCGCGGTCGGGGCGGGGCCCGGCAGCTCGGTGACGGTCATCGCGTCGGCGTGGACCAGCGCGAAGCGGTCGGCGCGCTCGGGCATCCTGGCCGCGACGGTCGCCGGCAGGTGCTGCGCGAGCAGCGCGTCGATCTCGACGGCGGTGACCCGCTCCGCCGCCTCCAGCAGTCCGAGCGTCAGCGAGCCCAGACCCGGGCCGACCTCGACCACGACGTCGTCGGGCCGCACCTCGGCGGCGCGGACGATGCGGCGCACCGTGTTGGCGTCGATGACGAAGTTCTGTCCGCGCTGCTTGGTCGGGCGGACGCCCAGCCGGCCGGCCAGTTCACGGATGTCGGCGGGGCCGAGCAGAGCGGCGTCGGAGGACTGGGCCTCGACGGGCTGGTCGGGATCGGTGGTGCTCACCCGGCAAGGATACGGGGCGGCGGGAGCGCGAACCGGCGCGCACCCCGCCGGTGGTCAGCCGTGGGCGCGGTGGCCGCAGGAGGGCCAGGGCGCGGTGCCGCGCTCGTGGAAGAGGGTGCGCGCGCGGGAGGTCTGCTCCGACGCGGAGGCGTTCTGCGGCAGGCCGTGACCGCCGAGGCTGTGCCAGGTGTGCGCGTCGAACTGGTAGAGCCCGCCGTAGCGGCCGGACGGGTCGGTGATGTGCGGGTTGCCGCCGGACTCGCAGCGGGCCAGCGCGCCCCAGTCGAGATCGCCGGTGACGTGGGACAGGCTCGACAGGTCGGTGAAGGCCCCCGCGCGATGGCGGCCGTGCCCGGCCGCGATGACGGCGTGGTCGCTGACGTGCGCCGGTTCGGCCGCCCGGTGGTGCGGCTTGGCGTGTCTGGGCCGGTGCGGCAGTTCGGGCGCGGACGGCGTGGAGGGCATCTGCGGCAGGGCGAGGGAGTCGACCGACCGCGGCGACGGCAGCGCCGCCGTCCCGGCGCCGTGCTGCGTCGCAGCGCCGGACGCACCGGCCGCGTCCACAGCCACCGCGCCGTCGGGCAGCAGGTCCGCGGCCTCGGTCACCCGCTCGTCGCCGCGGGGCTCCTCGGCCAGGAACGCGCCGGTGCCGCCGACCAGCAGCGCCAGGATCAACGCCTGCGGCAGCGTCCGTGGTGACGCACCTGAAGAAACGTTCACGCGTGGCCTCCGCCGCGTCGTCGGTCGTCCGTCGTCCGTGCGGGGCGACGTGCGGACTGACCAACGAAGAGCCGGGGCCCACGTCACGCCCCGCAGGGGTGGCGTCGGCGCGGCTCAGTAGTCGAAGGCGCGCGCGGTGTTGGCGGCGACGGCGGCCGCGAGTTCGTCCTCCTCGATGCCCCTGACCTGGGCCATCGCCCGCAGCGTGAGCGGGATCAGGTAGGGGGCGTTGGGACGGCCGCGGAAGGGGGCCGGGGTGAGGAACGGCGCGTCGGTCTCCACCAGGACGCGGTCCAGGGGGGTGACGGCGAGGGCCGCGCGCAGGTGGTGGTTGGCCGGGAAGGTGACCGGCCCGGCGAAGGAGAGGTAGTAGCCGGCCTCGGCGCAGATCTTGGCCATCTCCTCGTCGCCCGAGTAGCAGTGGAAGACGGTGCGCTCGGGCGCACCCTCCTCGGCGAGAATCCGCAGCACGTCCTCGTGGGCGTCGCGGTCGTGGATGACCAGCGCCTTGCCGTGCTTCTTCGCCAGCGCGATGTGCCGCCGGAACGACTCCTGCTGCACCTCGACGCCCTCGGGCCCGGTGCGGAAGTAGTCCAGTCCGGTCTCCCCGACCCCGCGCACCTGCGGCAGGGCGGCGAGCGCGTCGATCTCCGCGAGGGCCGCGTCGAGGGCGGCCGTCCCACCGGGGCCGCGCTTCTGGCCGCTCCAGCCGTCCGGGTCGCCGAGGACGATGCGCGGCGCCTCGTTCGGGTGCAGCGAGACGGTCGCGTGCACGTTCGCGTGAACCCCGGCGATCTCCGCGGCCCACCGTGAACCCGGGACGTCGCAGCCGACCTGGACGAGGGTGTTCACGCCGACGGAGGCGGCCTTGGCGATGATCTCCTCGGGGGTCGCGTCCTGCATGTCCAGGTGCGTGTGCGAGTCCGCGACGGCAATCCGCAGCGGCTCCGGCACGGGCGGCGGAGTCGGGTCGCTCTTCGATCGGGCCACGCGGGGATCCTTTCTCAACTCCGGGCAACTCCGGGCGGTCGAGCAGCCATGCACTGCTCAGGGGCGCGGGGCTCCGCTCGTGAACTGCGTGCGCGAGCGACCACCCGCGGGCGGATGGCCCTGCTCGCCCGGCGACCCACCACCCAGGGTGGCTTGTCGCGCACGCACTTCGCGAGCAGAGCCTCGCGCCTCTGGCCGGGTGCGACCGGACCTAGTCGGCCTTCTTCTCCTCGAGGCGGGGGAAGAGGATCTCGCCCTTGGTCACCGTGACGCCCGCGGGGAGCACGCCCCACCGAGCCGCCTCGTCGATCCGCTGCGCGGGCAGCGCGCCCAGCACGGCCTCCGCGCCGAGGGAGTCCCAGAGCAGCCCGGAGACCCGCGGCATGACCGGGTTCAGCAGAACCGCGATGCCGCGCAGCGACTCCGCCGCCGCGTAGAGGATCGTCGCCAGGCGCGCCTGGCCCTCCGCGGACTCGTCCTTGGCGACCTTCCACGGCTCCTGCTCGGTGAGGTAGCCGTTGACCTGCTTGACGAAGTCGAAGATTGCCGCGATGCCGCCGGCGAAGTCCAGCCTCTCGCCGATCTTGTCGTCCGACTCCGCGACCGCCTTGGCCAGGCCCTCCGCCAGCGCGGCCTCCGCCGGGCCGGACGCCGTGGCCTCCGGCAGCACGCCGCCGAAGTACTTGCCGACCATCGCGGCCACGCGCGAGGCGAGGTTGCCGAAGTCGTTGGCGAGCTCGGAGGTGTAGCGGGCGGAGAAGTCCTCCCAGGAGAAGGAACCGTCCGTGCCGAACGGGATCGCCCGCAGGAAGTAGTAGCGGTAGGCGTCCACGCCGAAGTGGGACGTCAGGTCCTGCGGCGCGATGCCGGTCAGGTTGGACTTGCTCATCTTCTCGCCGCCGACCATCAGCCAGCCGTTGGCGACCACGCGCTTGGGCAGCGGCAGACCGTTGGCCATCAGCATCGCGGGCCAGATCACGGCGTGGAAGCGGAGGATGTCCTTGCCCACCAGGTGCACGTCGGCCGGGAAGGTCGCCTCGAACTTGCTCTGGTCGGAGCCGTAGCCGACCGCGGTGGCGTAGTTCAGCAGCGCGTCCACCCACACGTAGATGACGTGCTTCGGGTCCCAGGGGATCTGCACGCCCCAGTCGAAGGTGGAGCGGGAGATGGAGAGGTCCTGCAGGCCCTGCTCGACGAAGCGGACGACCTCGTTGCGCGCCGACTCCGGCTGGATGAAGTCGGGGTTGGCGGCGTAGAGCTCCAGCAGCTTGGGGCCGTACTCGGAGAGCTTGAAGAAGTAGTTCTCCTCCTTCAGCATCTCCACCGGCTTCTTGTGGATCGCGCAGATCTTCTGGCCGGCGAACTCGCCCTCGCCGTCCAGCAGCTCGCCGGGGGCCTTGTACTCCTCGCAGCCCACGCAGTACGGGCCCTCGTAGCCGCCCTGGTAGATCTCGCCCTTGTCGTAGAGGTCCTGGACGAACTCCTGCACCCGGGCCGTGTGGCGGTCCTCGGTGGTGCGGATGAAGTCGTCGTTGGCGATCTCCAGGTGCTCCCAGAGCGGCTTCCAGGCCTCCTCGACCAGCTTGTCGCACCACTCCTGCGGTGAGACGCCGTTGGCCTCGGCGGTGCGCATGATCTTCTGACCGTGCTCGTCCGTCCCGGTCAGGTACCACACCTGCTCACCGCGCTGGCGGTGCCAGCGGGTCAGCACGTCACCGGCGACGGTGGTGTAGGCGTGGCCCAGGTGCGGGCGGTCGTTGACGTAGTAGATCGGCGTCGAGACGTAGTAGCTCTTACCGGGGTTCTGGACGGCGGTCATGCCGCAATGGTATCGGCCGCCGGGGGTGCCTCCGCCCGAGTGATCACAGCGTGAGAGGGAAGCCTTCTGGGCAGGCGAGGGGGTGGGCGAATGCAGGCGCTCGAGGGCGGCGATCCGGAACAACTGGGTGGGTACAGACTGCTGGCGCGGCTGGGGGCCGGCGGCATGGGGAGGGTCTATCTGGCCCGTTCGCGGGGCGGGCGGCGGGTGGCCCTGAAAGTGATCCGGCCGGAGCTGGCCGACGACCCGGACTTCAGGGCCAGGTTCGCCAGGGAGGTCGCGGCGGCGCGGGTGGTCGGCGGGGCGTTCACGGTGGCGGTGCTGGACGCCGACACCGAGGCGGACACCCCGTGGCTGGCGACGGAGTTCGTGGCCGCGCCGACTCTGGCCCAGGCGGTCCGCGAGCGAGGGCCGCTGCCGGTCGAGTCGGTGGTCGCGCTGGCGGCCGGGCTGGCCGAGGGGCTGGCCGCGATCCACGCGGCCGGTGTGGTGCACCGCGATCTCAAGCCGTCCAACGTGCTGCTGGCGCTGGACGGACCGCGGGTCATCGACTTCGGGATCTCCCGGGCGA
This genomic interval from Streptacidiphilus rugosus AM-16 contains the following:
- the metG gene encoding methionine--tRNA ligase, with amino-acid sequence MTAVQNPGKSYYVSTPIYYVNDRPHLGHAYTTVAGDVLTRWHRQRGEQVWYLTGTDEHGQKIMRTAEANGVSPQEWCDKLVEEAWKPLWEHLEIANDDFIRTTEDRHTARVQEFVQDLYDKGEIYQGGYEGPYCVGCEEYKAPGELLDGEGEFAGQKICAIHKKPVEMLKEENYFFKLSEYGPKLLELYAANPDFIQPESARNEVVRFVEQGLQDLSISRSTFDWGVQIPWDPKHVIYVWVDALLNYATAVGYGSDQSKFEATFPADVHLVGKDILRFHAVIWPAMLMANGLPLPKRVVANGWLMVGGEKMSKSNLTGIAPQDLTSHFGVDAYRYYFLRAIPFGTDGSFSWEDFSARYTSELANDFGNLASRVAAMVGKYFGGVLPEATASGPAEAALAEGLAKAVAESDDKIGERLDFAGGIAAIFDFVKQVNGYLTEQEPWKVAKDESAEGQARLATILYAAAESLRGIAVLLNPVMPRVSGLLWDSLGAEAVLGALPAQRIDEAARWGVLPAGVTVTKGEILFPRLEEKKAD
- a CDS encoding 4-(cytidine 5'-diphospho)-2-C-methyl-D-erythritol kinase, producing the protein MSAADVTVRVPAKVNVQLAVGGRRADGFHALATVFFAVGLYDTVTARPADGLTLTVEGRDADVVPTDDSNLAARAARALAAHHGVEANVALHIAKDIPVAGGMAGGSADAAAALLACDALWGLDTPRETLFALAAELGSDVPFSLQGGVALGEGRGERLTAIPTGGGFHWVFAVADGGLSTPAVYGECDRLREVAAGPGGADETRIPAPAPDTALLEALAAGDAAALGAALSNDLQAAALSLRPALADTLRAGSEAGAIGALVSGSGPTCAFLAKNAAEASAVAAALALSGTCREVRQAEGPVPGATVL
- a CDS encoding TatD family hydrolase — its product is MARSKSDPTPPPVPEPLRIAVADSHTHLDMQDATPEEIIAKAASVGVNTLVQVGCDVPGSRWAAEIAGVHANVHATVSLHPNEAPRIVLGDPDGWSGQKRGPGGTAALDAALAEIDALAALPQVRGVGETGLDYFRTGPEGVEVQQESFRRHIALAKKHGKALVIHDRDAHEDVLRILAEEGAPERTVFHCYSGDEEMAKICAEAGYYLSFAGPVTFPANHHLRAALAVTPLDRVLVETDAPFLTPAPFRGRPNAPYLIPLTLRAMAQVRGIEEDELAAAVAANTARAFDY
- the rsmA gene encoding 16S rRNA (adenine(1518)-N(6)/adenine(1519)-N(6))-dimethyltransferase RsmA, with translation MSTTDPDQPVEAQSSDAALLGPADIRELAGRLGVRPTKQRGQNFVIDANTVRRIVRAAEVRPDDVVVEVGPGLGSLTLGLLEAAERVTAVEIDALLAQHLPATVAARMPERADRFALVHADAMTVTELPGPAPTALVANLPYNVAVPVLLHMLEQFPTIERTLVMVQAEVADRLAAQPGNKVYGVPSVKAQWYARVKRAGSIGRNVFWPAPNVDSGLVSLVRRDEPIRTTASRREVFAVVDAAFAQRRKTLRAALAGWAGSPVAAEAALQAAGIDHRLRGEALTVEQFIAIAENKPQHQD
- a CDS encoding transglycosylase family protein — encoded protein: MNVSSGASPRTLPQALILALLVGGTGAFLAEEPRGDERVTEAADLLPDGAVAVDAAGASGAATQHGAGTAALPSPRSVDSLALPQMPSTPSAPELPHRPRHAKPHHRAAEPAHVSDHAVIAAGHGRHRAGAFTDLSSLSHVTGDLDWGALARCESGGNPHITDPSGRYGGLYQFDAHTWHSLGGHGLPQNASASEQTSRARTLFHERGTAPWPSCGHRAHG